The DNA region ATGCAGCCAAGAGGGCATTAGTGCAGCCAGGAGGGGGTTAATGCCTCCAGGAAAGGGTTAATGCGGCCAGGAAAGGGTTAATACGGCCAGGAAAGGGTTAATGCAGCCAGGAAAGGGTTACTGCGGCAGGGAGGGGGTTAATGTGGCCGGTTCGTCGCTCCCTGCCCGGGCTGGCATCACCGAGCGCCTCCGGAGCGCTCCGGGAGCGGCGCTGGatgcggaggaggaggaggaggaggaggaggaggaggcagcactgcagcagggcaggggatgctcCGAGCCCGGCTCCGGCTCCTCCCCCGCCACCGAGCCGGGGCCAGGGCAGcgggctctgggcagggacaggagcgGGGGGGATGGCGAGAGCCCCCGAGCCCGGcccgcagcctggggagggctcCGGTGAGCTCTGAGCCCTGCGGACAGAAATCCTGAGCTCTGAGCCCTGCGGACAGAGatcctgagccctgagccctgcgGACAGAAACCCTGAGCCCTGCGGACAGAGATCCATCCTGCCAGACTCAGCATTCCCCGGTGCTGAACTCTACAGACAGGGATCCTGAGCTCTGAGCCCTGCGGACAGAGATCCTGAGCTCTGAGCCCTGCGGACAGGGATCCATCCTGCCGGAGCCCGGGATCTCCGGTACTGAACCCTCTGGACAGGGATCCTGAGCTCTGAACCCTACGGACAGGGATCCATCCTGTCGGAGCTCCAGCATCCCCCGGTGCTGAACCCCACGGACAGAGatcctgagctctgagctctgcgGACAGAGATCCATCCTGCCGGGGCTCGGGATTCCCCGGTGCTGAGCTCTGAACCCTACGGGCAGGGATCCTGAGCCCTGCGGACAGGGATCCATCCTGCCGGGGTCCAGcatccccagtgctgagccctgaACCCCACGGACAGAGATCCTGAGCCCCACGGACAGGGATCCTGAATCCCACGGACAGGGATCCTGAGCCCTGAACCCCACGGACAGAGATCCTGAACCCCACGGACAGGGATCCTGAGCTCTGAACCCCACGGACAGGGATCCTGAACCCCACGGACAGGGATCCTGAACCCCACGGACAGGGATTCTGAGCTCTGAACCCCACGGACAGGGATCCTGAGCCCTGAACCCCACGGACAGGGATCCTGAACCCCACGGACAGGGATCGATCCTGCCGGAGCTCAGCATCCCCGGTGCCCTCCCCGCTGCAAGGACGGCGGCTCCGCATCCCGGCGAGGCagagctcccctgctcctggagatGTGTCCGGGCTcacaaggcagcagctgggtttgggaatCTCGGGAGAAGAGAAGAGCCCCGTGACTCTGCTGTGACCATGGCAGGTACCCCAGGAGGGGCCGGTCCTCAGTGCCTGGCGCCGATTTGTGCCTGAAGCCAGCAGACCTGCCCAGGACTCAGGAGATCCTCCCGGGAGAGCACAGACATTGGGTTTGCTCCATGCAAACGCTGCTGCCAGCCCGGTAAAACCGTGTGCTGCTCTCTCccttggcaggagcagcctggcaccccGAGGAGGGGCAGCACCGCTCCTGCCCGGGTGTCCCCTCCCGAGGATccggggggcacaggggggctCCGAGCTCGGGGCTCTGCTCCATGACCAACACCCAGGACTGCAGGGAAGCCATGGACTCACCCCCggccagctccagccctgcagggcctgTCACCTTCTCCCAGGTGTttgggcagcagtgccagctcatGGAGGCAGGTAAGAGAGGAACGTGCCCAGGCACCACCTCGGCATCCCACATCCCCTTTGCAATGTCCTTGCTGTCCCTTTGCTGCTCTGTTTCTCAAGTTCTTCCCTAAAATCTGGGAAAGTTGGGGTGGTCGCTTTTGCATTTGCAGAACTATCCCCAAAACCACTCAGAAGCTTTGTGCCCAATCATTTACCAACAAGGTAAATGATAAATAAagggctggggtggctctgtGGGTTTGGGTAACACGGGCTGGAACAAGCTGCTCTTTCCCTGCTGGTGGAAGTTTCCCTTGGATGTGAACAGAACATGTGTGGtgctttttgcatttcaaaataagGACATTCTAAGTGGAGGCTGATTTGCTGCAGCATGTGGATATCTGCTTTGGTATTCAGCTCTGTGAAGGACAAAGTGGGATTTTCCATGgctgtttgtgtttctgtagcacctgggagctctgctccttttcccaggTGTTTTCATACATTCCCAACTCTCTACACATGGGCCTGGCTATT from Catharus ustulatus isolate bCatUst1 chromosome 24, bCatUst1.pri.v2, whole genome shotgun sequence includes:
- the LOC117006779 gene encoding uncharacterized protein LOC117006779 isoform X1; this encodes MRSRRPCSGEGTGDAELRQDRSLSVGFRAQNPCPWGSGSLSVGFRIPVRGVQSSGSLSVGFRISVRGVQGSGSLSVGFRIPVRGAQDLCPWGSGLSTGDAGPRQDGSLSAGLRIPARRVQSSAPGNPEPRQDGSLSAELRAQDLCPWGSAPGDAGAPTGWIPVRRVQSSGSLSRGFSTGDPGLRQDGSLSAGLRAQDLCPQGSELRIPVCRVQHRGMLSLAGWISVRRAQGFCPQGSGLRISVRRAQSSGFLSAGLRAHRSPPQAAGRARGLSPSPPLLSLPRARCPGPGSVAGEEPEPGSEHPLPCCSAASSSSSSSSSSASSAAPGALRRRSVMPARAGSDEPATLTPSLPQ
- the LOC117006779 gene encoding uncharacterized protein LOC117006779 isoform X3; translation: MLSSGRIDPCPWGSGSLSVGFRAQDPCPWGSELRIPVRGVQDPCPWGSGSLSVGFRAQDPCPWGSGSLSVGFRAQDPCPWDSGLSTGDAGPRQDGSLSAGLRIPARRVQSSAPGNPEPRQDGSLSAELRAQDLCPWGSAPGDAGAPTGWIPVRRVQSSGSLSRGFSTGDPGLRQDGSLSAGLRAQDLCPQGSELRIPVCRVQHRGMLSLAGWISVRRAQGFCPQGSGLRISVRRAQSSGFLSAGLRAHRSPPQAAGRARGLSPSPPLLSLPRARCPGPGSVAGEEPEPGSEHPLPCCSAASSSSSSSSSSASSAAPGALRRRSVMPARAGSDEPATLTPSLPQ
- the LOC117006779 gene encoding uncharacterized protein LOC117006779 isoform X5; translated protein: MRSRRPCSGEGTGDAELRQDRSLSVGFRIPVRGVQGSGSLSVGFRAQNPCPWGSGSLSVGFRIPVRGVQSSGSLSVGFRISVRGVQGSGSLSVGFRAQHWGCWTPAGWIPVRRAQDLCPWGSAPGDAGAPTGWIPVRRVQSSGSLSRGFSTGDPGLRQDGSLSAGLRAQDLCPQGSELRIPVCRVQHRGMLSLAGWISVRRAQGFCPQGSGLRISVRRAQSSGFLSAGLRAHRSPPQAAGRARGLSPSPPLLSLPRARCPGPGSVAGEEPEPGSEHPLPCCSAASSSSSSSSSSASSAAPGALRRRSVMPARAGSDEPATLTPSLPQ
- the LOC117006779 gene encoding uncharacterized protein LOC117006779 isoform X2, yielding MRSRRPCSGEGTGDAELRQDRSLSVGFRAQNPCPWGSGSLSVGFRIPVRGVQSSGSLSVGFRISVRGVQGSGSLSVGFRIPVRGAQDLCPWGSGLSTGDAGPRQDGSLSAGLRIPARRVQSSAPGNPEPRQDGSLSAELRAQDLCPWGSAPGDAGAPTGWIPVRRVQSSGSLSRGFSTGDPGLRQDGSLSAGLRAQDLCPQGSELRIPVCRVQHRGMLSLAGWISVRRAQGFCPQGSGLRISVRRAQSSGFLSAGLRAHRSPPQAAGRARGLSPSPPLLSLPRARCPGPGSVAGEEPEPGSEHPLPCCSAASSSSSSSSSSASSAAPGALRRRSVMPARAGSDEPATLTPSLPQ
- the LOC117006779 gene encoding uncharacterized protein LOC117006779 isoform X4 yields the protein MLSSGRIDPCPWGSGSLSVGFRAQDPCPWGSELRIPVRGVQDPCPWGSGSLSVGFRAQDPCPWGSDLCPWGSGLSTGDAGPRQDGSLSAGLRIPARRVQSSAPGNPEPRQDGSLSAELRAQDLCPWGSAPGDAGAPTGWIPVRRVQSSGSLSRGFSTGDPGLRQDGSLSAGLRAQDLCPQGSELRIPVCRVQHRGMLSLAGWISVRRAQGFCPQGSGLRISVRRAQSSGFLSAGLRAHRSPPQAAGRARGLSPSPPLLSLPRARCPGPGSVAGEEPEPGSEHPLPCCSAASSSSSSSSSSASSAAPGALRRRSVMPARAGSDEPATLTPSLPQ